One genomic segment of Candidatus Ancaeobacter aquaticus includes these proteins:
- a CDS encoding tetratricopeptide repeat protein, with protein MNVMKTVQKVYDLMMDGGNENLDKAAKLMNSIKKEDLKKLSKTELGEFSLICGQMVCYKEFPDEAIKMLKAALKLVDETKKAEVLYFIGSSYNDKDNYKLALKYFKKALNIKNLSDKIKINILAELSLCYRNLDKYGKALRSYYKIIEIFKDSKLSLNDYYYNAVSSISTCYWKLGEDRKADDYANEILLTKNVPDWVMKSTYCILGHRYLEKKEYKKAKENYKKALNLAEEKTNKDFYKDLIAECNEGLKKNKQ; from the coding sequence ATGAATGTAATGAAAACAGTTCAGAAAGTTTACGATTTAATGATGGATGGTGGTAATGAAAATTTGGATAAAGCTGCTAAGTTAATGAATTCGATTAAAAAAGAAGACTTAAAGAAATTATCAAAAACTGAATTAGGTGAATTTTCCCTTATTTGCGGGCAAATGGTTTGTTATAAAGAGTTTCCGGATGAAGCGATAAAGATGTTAAAAGCAGCGCTTAAATTAGTTGATGAAACTAAAAAAGCAGAGGTTTTGTATTTTATTGGATCTTCTTATAATGATAAAGATAATTATAAATTAGCCCTAAAGTATTTTAAAAAAGCATTAAACATAAAAAACTTGAGCGATAAAATAAAAATAAATATATTGGCTGAGTTGAGTCTTTGTTATAGAAATTTAGATAAATATGGAAAAGCATTAAGAAGTTATTATAAAATTATTGAAATATTTAAGGATAGTAAGTTAAGTTTGAATGATTATTACTATAATGCAGTATCTAGCATATCTACATGTTATTGGAAATTAGGTGAAGATAGAAAGGCAGACGATTATGCTAATGAAATACTGTTGACAAAGAATGTTCCTGATTGGGTTATGAAAAGCACATATTGTATTTTAGGTCATAGATATTTGGAAAAAAAGGAATATAAGAAGGCAAAGGAAAATTATAAAAAGGCGCTTAATCTAGCTGAAGAAAAAACTAATAAGGATTTTTATAAAGATTTAATTGCTGAATGTAATGAAGGTTTAAAAAAGAATAAACAGTAG